GCCCAATAACGTGCCGATTTTGCCGGGAACTTGTCCGGCCAAACGGCTCAAGGGAATGGGAATGGCTGCCGCCAGACTGGCAAGTGAAAACGGTATGCCGCGCTCTTCCAAACAGCAGGCCGCGCATTTTGTGGGCGAAGAAATTCCATCGCATAGTTGCTGCCCGCGATACATCAATGTTCCCCGTTGGCAAACAAATCCCAAACTGGCCAGATGATTGGTGACAACGACGCGCGCACCGGTTTGTTTTGCCAGGCGCAACTCTCGTAATCCGACGCCGGTCACGTAGCTGTGAAAGTGCACCACGTCCGGAGATTGCGCCATCAACCATTCGTGAAACCGTTCTGCGCCGCGCGCGACGGTCAATCCCTGGCATTCTTCCCGCGTTGGATTCGGTGGAATCGGAAACCGGTATACCGGCAACCCATCGTGCAGATAAGTTCGTTCGTGTGGATTGGCTGGGTCGGGTGCAACCACTGTCACGTCATGTCCGGCAGATTGCTGACGACGCGCTAACCCCGCAACGTAGACTTCCGTCCCGCCCAGGCTGTCGGGAAAATACCAACCTAAGGCGTGAACGATCTTCATATTCATTTCAACCCTGGAGGCTGGAGGCGGACGTGGGCGGTGCCCACGCCTATTAAATCTCGCCCTTTCAAGGCAAAGACAAAGAGATTGCAGACTTGTGTGGATACCAATGGGCTGCCACCGGTTATTGAATTTCGCCCTTTCAGGGCTTGAGGCTTCATTTGCAAAACGCAGGTATTCATTTCGATGAACCGACCCCTTTGGCAGAATCGGCGGATTGGAACGTCGCCCAATCGGGAATCACATATTCTCCGTTGGCGTCGAGCGGAGTTCCCGCCAAACGATTTCGACGTGCGCGGCGCAAATACCGAAGCCAATCACCAAGCGACAAATTCATGTATTGAATCCGCAGCCGCGCCAACGGCCAACGTCCGGCCTTCAGATCAATGTATGTCGCCTTGGCCAGCAGGAACACACGGTTGCGTTTGGCTTGCTCCAACTCTTCACCTTCGAGCGGGCATTCCGGCGACAGCAACGCGCGCCAGACTTCGCCCGGCACCATCGCGTATTCGCGCAAAGCTTTATCGCTCTGAAATTCCTGCCCCGGATGCAACCGATACCAGAACAAATCCGCAGGCAGCAGCAGCACCCTGTAGCGAGCGCAAGCCTTCAGCCAGAAAATGTTGTCCGAACCCACCCCCAAATTTTCAAATCCACCGAGTTCCCGTAACACTTCTGTCCGAAACAGCGCACAGGCCGGCCCCCCTTGAAACATTCCCAGGCCCAGAAACTCACGCTGGTAAGATTGCCTCGGCGTCAAAAGCATTGGACACAGACCACCTGGCCAATGATTGCTTAGGCTCAACCCAAACGCGGCACGCGGTTCGGCTTCCATTGGCGCAACCATTGTCATCAAACAATGCGGATACATCACGTCGTCGGAATCGTGATATTTGATGTATTTCCCGCGCGCCAAACTCGCCGCGCGGTTGCGGTTCGGGTAATCGCCCAGATTGGTTTCATTGACGACAACACGGATGCGGCTGTCGCGGCGGGCGTATCGGTTTGCGATTTCGACGCTGCCATCGGTCGAACGGTCATCCACGACGACCAATTCCCAATCGTCGAAGGTTTGCCACAACACGCTTTCAATCGCGGCGGGCAAAAACTGTTCCCGGTTGTAACAGGTCATCAAGACGCTGACCAAAGGAGTGTCCATCAATGATTTGTTGCAGCCAAATCCCCGGCGTTTTTTAGATTTAGTCAGGTTTTACCGTCTACGCAAAAGGTTCTTGTTTTTGCCCTGAAAGGGCTAGATTTAATAGCCGTGGGCATCGCCCGCGGGAACTTCGCCAGTTTTTTTCCGACCCTGAAGGGGTCGCAGTTGAATTGTTGGTACGGCCCTTTCAGGGTCGTAGAACTATTATCTTCACACCGGGGACGCTGTCCCCGGCTATGAAATTACGCCCTTTCAGGGCAATTGCTTTGACGTTCTATCTAACTTTCTTCCCTTTCATCAGTCGGATGCCGTATCGAACAGGAAACACCACGGCGTTGGGAATCCACGGATGATCCAAGCGGCTGCCGTAATGCAATTTGATCTTTGTGGGACGAGGTCGTCGCAATTCCCTGTAGCGGGCAAATAGCGCCTGGTAATCAGCCACGCGCTCGCGAATGTCGAATTGTTCGACCACCACCTGCCGAGCAGCGCGACTCATCACTTCCAACTGGTCGCGGTTGGCGGCGAGTTCCGCAATCGCATCGGCGAACCCGGCAATGTCGGCGACTTCGGGCGTGAACCCCGTCACGCCCGGCGTGACGACTTCGGGAACGCCGGTTTCGATGTTGCTGACCACGGGAACCAGTCCCGCGCCCATCGCTTCCAGCAACGCAACCGGAAATCCTTCCGCGCGTGTAGGCAGCACAAACACATCGTGCCGGGCGCATTGATCCAGCACTTCGGCATTTGTGCGTTGCCCCAGGTAATTGACCCGATGCGTTTGCGGCCATCGCCTTTTGAGTTCCTCTCCGTGCGGGCCGTCCCCAATCACCGTCCAGGTAGTTTCAACACCCAATTCCACCAATTGAGCGTCAATCTGTGGCAGATCGAAAATTCCCTTTTGCCCATGCTCCAACCGCCCGGCAAACAACAATCGCAACGGCCCAGGTTGAGGCGCGCGGACTTTTGATGGCAGCGCAATTCCGTAGCGCAAATGAAAAATAGTTTCTCGCCGATGCGGCAGTCGTCTCAACAACTTTTCATACATCGCCCGGCTGTACGCGATGTAAGCGTCAATCACCAGTTCGTGCTTTGCCGCCAGGTCGTAGTAATACTCGTGATCTCCGTGCAAAAGCTGATACACCGTGTGATCAGTGTCATGCCGGGTCAGCATCGCCAATTCCAGAAAATCATTGGACACCAAAACTCCCGGCCCAGGCGGAATCACCGTAGCCAGCCGCCGCATCACACTGCGCAAATTTTCAATCGGCAACCGATGCTCAAAACTGATTTGTTTGTCCGCCGCCAGCGGGCGATTGAATCGGGTATCGGTGTCCAGATGGTTATGTGTCAGCACAGCACAATGCTGAAACGCATCCGGGCGACGATGTTGCAATAGATTGGCAATGATGCTGATGACGCCGCCAAGCTTGTCGGGCAGAATGTAAACCAGATTCGGTTTCACTTGCCCTCCGCCGCGCGCAGAACCACAGCATTATTCAGATAGAAATTTGAATTTGCTGTTAGTCCTGCTCTGAAGAATTTGCTTTGTAACAACTGAACTAACCGGCGTTTTCCCACTTGGGTCATGCGGCTTTTTATTCGATTGGTCAGGTTTCGATTTGAAGGCAAAATTGAAACGTCATCCAAAACTGTGCTCAAAACATCAAGTGCATTGCCCAAACATTCTTGCTGCTCGATTTCAAATCCGTATTGGTCTGCCAACTTGCGAATGCCGTGAGGTGTCACACGGTAAAAATCAAACGGTTCCATGTGAAGCGGAAAGGAAAAAGGCACAGTCAGAATCAACCGTCCGCCAGACTTCAACAAGTTTCTCAGGTTCGCCAATCCCGTAGCCCAATCAGCAACGTGTTCCAGAACTTCAGTGCAAACAATCAATGCGTAAGCATTTCCGTTAAGCTTCTCTGGGATCAAAGCAGGGTCATCAATTGCACCGATAACTTCCACATTGGCTTGGGCATTCTGACAAACATCCATTCCAAGATAGGTGGCTCCCAAAGATTCGATCAGTTCGCGCAAAGGCTGTTCTCCGCACCCAACGTCCAGAACCGCCTCGATACCTTTCGTTTCCCGTACACACTTTCGCAGGATGTTTGGCAACCACTGTGCAAGACAAGCCACGTGGTAGCGATCTCTTCCAACAGGTAACTCTTCATACGAAACACGATGAACAAATTGATTCTGGTCTATTGTCGCCATGCCTTCACCATAACACCCCAACACATCGCTTGCCCGGCGAACGGACTACTTACGGGCGCTACCGGAGGAACCCACGGCAACGAAACCAGATCGTCCAGCGTGTAATGGAAGCCTTCGCGTTCCAGCAATTCCAGCACGAACGGCAGGTTGCGCTGGCGCGGATCGAAATCGTGAAGCTCCATCAAAATCGCCCGCACATTTTCCAAAGCTCCGGCGCAATCCGCGAGCACGGCCCGCTCTGCGCCTTCAATATCAAGCTTCAACAAATCAATCGGTTCGGCGGAGAGGAGATCGCGCAACCGGATGCTGGGAACTTCGCGGCGCGTGGCGCTGGTGTTTGCGCTGACTTCGGCCACGGCGCCGGAATCCGCGCCTTCGCAGGCAAAGCTGATCGAACCATTTTCTTTCCAAATGGCGGCTTGCACGGTTTCTACATCTGCCGCGCGGTTGCGGCGGAGATTGTCGGTCAGAATTTCGTGGATTGTCGGATCGGCTTCGTATGCGGTGATGCGCGCTGCCGGGTACAGCCGTTTGATATAGAGCGACGCCAATCCGATGTTGGCTCCGCAATCCAGAATGCGCGGCGTGGCAGTGTCGAGTTCCACACGCATCGTTTGACGCACAAAGATGTCTTCCCACTGCGGGCAGGTCGAAAGCAGATCGGCGTACCGCAACCGGTATTCGCCCAGTTGAATTTCTCCGGGCGAATAGCGCGGCACTTGTTCCGCAATCTGGCAGGCGTGCCGCCAGGCGGCAACTTCCGGCGTGGGGAAATAATGCCGCTTGACGCGACCGGCGATTCGTCGAGCTTTCAGTAAAACGTTGGGCATTGCGAACAAATTCGACACCGCAGTTTGCCTTGAAAAGGCAAGACTGAATAAACGTGGGCAACGTCCACGGACAAGTTCGACGCCGCAGTTTTTGCCCTGCAAGGGCAAGATTGAATAGACGTGAGCAACGCCCACGGATAAACGCCGAAGATTTCCGACCCTGAAAGGGTCGAACTTTTCGTCCAGTCCAGGCGCGACCCTTTCAGGGTCGAAAAACCTGTCTTTTCATTCCGGGGACGCTGTCCCCGGCTATTGAATTACGTCCTTTCAGGACTTTGACAACACTTCCATCAATCCGCCCTCTGCGCCTTCACCATCAACCGTTTTGACACATGCGCGTTGACGCGTTCGGGATCGTTCACCGTCAATTCCGGCGCGCCGGTCAACCAGAACTCGGCAGCTTCGACGCCTTGAGCAAAGCTGTGATCCTGGTTGGAAACTTCGTATTTCCACGCGCCGAACCGGCCACGACTGAGCACATCGCGTTCCGCGAAAGTGGGCAGCAATTGCCGCAAGGCTTCGTCGCGGCGCAACGAAGGCGTTGGGTAACCGTATTCCAACCGCCGATACCAGGTGTGATGAACGAGGGTGCGGTCGGCAATCAATCGCGTGTTAATCATCCCCTGAACCACTTCTTCCACAATGGTGTCGCTGTTAACGGGTTTGTGCGCGGATTCCGACACTTCGACCATCAGCGACCAATATCGGTTGATGTCCGGCACATTGTTAGGCGAGTAATGCGAAAAGACCGTCGCGCGATAAAACGGCGAATCGGATTCGGGAAAATACATCCAGCATTTTTTGTGCAACGGTTCGGGCGGTTGGCCGCACAATGCGGCTCCGATGATGTGCGTGGATGAATGACGCAACAGCTTGGCGGCGGCGTTCAGTTCCGGTGCCAAATCGCTCACAGCGACCAGCGCATCCAGCGGAATGCCGCTGAGCAAACGGCGATACCGAATACGTTCGCCGTTGTCGAACTGTGCGATGCGGTTCGCAGTGTCGAGTTTGACGAGTGTGTGCCGCATTTTCAGTTTGGCCGGATGCGCATCTTCCAGTTTGCGAGCCAATGCGCGCCACACTGCGCCTGTGCCTCCGCGTTTGGGAAACCGAAATTGGTTGTTCGGCCCCCACGAAACGTCATCGCGGTTGTGCATGACATTTCCGATGACGCGCTCCAAATCCACAGTGGCAACACGTTCGCCTACCCAATTGCGGCTCAATTCTTCTGGCGGATATGCCCAGACCTTAAAATTGTATGGGCGCATAAACACCGCCGCGATGCCTTCGCCAAATACGGCATCTATCCATTCGCCAAAATTTCCCGGCTTGCCGTTCTGTCGCAATCGCAACAAACCGCGCACACATTCCCAGCGTACTTCGATCGGCAATCGGTGCAGGTTCAATTGAAACGGATACGGCACAAACGTATCGCGCAGCCAGACCCACGATTCGCGTTCGTGATACAGCCAGCCCTCCGCGCCCAGCAATTCGTCCATCAAATCATCGAAGTATTCGTAATGGCTGAACTGTACGTGGCCGCCCAAATCCCAGGTGAAGCCGTGTTCGTCAGTAATTGAACCGGCCAAGCCACCCGCTTCGGCAGTGGCTTCGCACAGCATCCAGGAATTTTGGCAATCGCTGTGACCGGATTGGCTCAATCGCCAGGCTGCGCCTAATCCTGTCGGGCCAGCGCCAATGATCAAAATGTCAGTTTCCAGTGGCAAGTTTGTTTAATTCCGAAGGACTGATTGTTTTTGCCCTGAAAGGGCAAGGGTTAATAGACGTGGGCACCGCCCACGGAATCTGGAGCCGTGCGTTACGACCCTGAAAGGGTCGTACTAACCAACTTGCGCGACCCCTTCAGGGTCGGGCCCAATCTTACCGCTCTCCACGGGGACTTTGTCCCTGTCTATTAAATTTCGCCCTTTCAGGGCTTTCAGTTCCGTTAGCGTCATAACCAATGATTGGGAACTTGTTCCACTAACTGAATGCGACGGTGTAAAGCCGCTGGTGCCTCTCCCACAGATGCGCGGGCGTCAGATGTTCGGCATAACATCGCCGCGAGCGTTCGGACATTGCAGCCAATTCCGCCGGGGGCATCGTGAACATGGTTTCCAAACCCGCGGCGATCATTTCCGGGGTTAAATCGAACAGTATCACACAGCCAGCGCCCAAATCGCGGAAAGTTTTGTTGCCTCCCGTCGCGTGCAACAACAAGGGCTTGGCGGCTTCCAGCGCCTCAATTGTTGACAGATCAAACAGACTGAACCGGTTGACGTTGATAACGAAATCCACCGCTTGCAGCAATGACGAAACGTCCGCGACTCGCCCCAGCGCACGCAGTCGCGGATGACGCGGCAACTTTTCCGGATTCGGCCCGGCCAGCACAATTTGCCCGGGCATTTCGGTTTGATCCGGCAACATCGGCAGCGCAGCCAACAAGGCGTCCAATCCTCGGTAGGGTTGATCGTTGCCCAGATACAACCCCAGCGGAACTTCGACGGGCAATTTCCATTCGACGCGCAACTCCGCTTTGCTCAGGCCTGTTTTCTGCGATCGAGTTCCGGCTCCTCCTGTCATCAGATAAGTCACATCGCCAAGGCATTGGCCAAAGCGCGGGTCAATCCGCAGAAACTCTTCGCCCGCTTCCGGGCAGGGCAAAATCAACCGATCCACATTTCGCCAGATGGTCAATTCGCGCTTGCTCCAATGCTGCACATCGGGAAAGCTATACACTTCGCGCCAATCGCGTTCCGGCACGCCCCAGCACCAGGCAATATACAAGGCCACGGGAAACGGCGCGTGAATCATCAGCCATACCTTTTGCTCCGCAAGCCGATGTTCCAGCAAATGCTCGGCGACAAAAGGATCATGCGCAAACAGCACTTGCGCGTCCGGCGAAGCCAATGCCGTATGGATGGTTTCTGCCGACGATTCCACCGACTGTTCAATGACCCGTTGAAACATGCGATCCAGCAATCCGTGCGTCGTTTGCAACTCGGCTTCTGTAGGCCGATAAAACGTTGGAGCGCCCAGAACCGACCGTTTGATTCGTCCAGCCTGTTTGCGCAACTTTTCCATCAACCCAGCCTCGTGCTTTGGTTGTGACACGGCTCGCGACGGAAAAATGACTTCGTGATCGCTGGGTTCAATGTGCGCCGAAGCCAGTTGATCCAAATATCCTGCCGGGCCGCCTAATCTCGCCAACGGTGGGCCAATCTGAATGACTTTCATTTGCGATACAGAATGAAGGAATTGCAGAACACCCCGTAACTTTTGTACGGTTGAGCGCCCCATTCGGAATGGTCGGAAAGAAATTCGTGGAAAGCGCGGGCTTCGCCTTTGTTCGGATGGCCTTTGTAATGAAACCAATCGTCGAACAGGATCAAACAACCATCCTGCAAAATCGGCGCGACGCCCGCGAGCGTCAGCTTGGTAGATTCATACAGGTCGCAATCAATGTGGAGCAACGCGACTTTGTCGTATTTGGCGGGGATCGAGGCGGGAATGGTTTGGTCGTACCAACCGGCTTCGATTTGAGGGGCGGGCAGTTCGCATGCAGCGAATAAATCAATAACCACTTGTGGAATCACGGGCGCTCCCAAGGGTAAAAGCGGATGCCAGCCATGATTGGTGGCGCAATCACCTTGTTGCCAACGTGCGTGCTGTTCGGTGTCGGGCGGCAATCCGCGAAACGAATCGAACCCAACGAAACGACGTGTCATTCCTTTGTTATCGAAACTATGCCCTTTGGCCAGAATCGCCAGACTGATGCCGGTGAAAACGCCAAATTCCAACACGTCGCCGGGAATCGCTTCGTAATTGACATACTCAATCGCAGACATAAACGCATCCGAGCGGCGATCTCTGCGGATCAGTTGCGTCATCACACTCAGTTCCGGCCGTCCCAGAATTAATTGGCGCGACTGGCTAAGTGTTTTTCTCAAGTACTTTCGCATGCTTTTCAATTGGCGGATGCGCTGCGCGTTGCGCCCAGCTTGCGTACTTCCCAGATGCAATCAATGTGGACGTACCCTTTTCGCTGGCTGTCCAGTTGATAAAGAGCCGACCCGCCCGGATCAACGGAGAACGTAAAGGCGGGTTCCTGCCAGTCGAACGTTTCTTGTTCATTCCACAAACACAATGCCAGATGAAAAGTGTCGGCAAGCAGGCAATTGGCCGGCATCAGCACATCAGCTTCATATTCTCCGGCTTTGTCCGGCGTTTCGATGCTGAAATCCATGGTGTTAGTGGTAAACAGCGGCAACCCATCCGCCGACAATACGCCAATTCCGATGCGTGTTCCGGGCGAATCTTCCGGCAGAACGTAATGCAACCGAATGACAAACGATTCCGTGCAAACTGGTTCGGAGATGGGATTGCCAGATACATCACAGAGTTTCGCCGACAAAAACTGCGGGTCACCAGTCAGGCTGCGTGCGGTGTAATGTTCGCCGCTGTTTTCGCGCAGGTAATTGGAAATCATTGTACGCGGTTTGCCATTACCAACGACGTTGCCGCCTTGCAACACGATCACTTTGGAACAGAGCCGTTCAATCGCAGCCATGTTATGACTGACGAATAAAACGGTGCGGCCGCTTTCGGCGACTTCGCCCATTTTGCCCAGGCATTTTTTCTGAAATTGCGCATCGCCGACCGATAATACTTCGTCCACAATCAGAATTTCCGGCTCCAGATGAGCGGCAACGGCAAACGCCAACCGCATATACATTCCGCTGGAGTAATACTTGACCGCTGTGTCCAGAAATTTTTCGACCCCGGCAAAATCTATAATTTCGTCGAATTTGCGTGCAATTTCGGCGCGGCGCATTCCCAGAATTGCGCCGTTCAAATAAACATTTTCGCGACCGGTTAATTCCGGATGAAATCCGGTGCCGACCTCCAACAAACTCCCCACGCGACCGTGAATGGTGATTCGTCCTTCAGTCGGTTCGGTAATGCGAGAAAGAATTTTCAGCAGCGTGCTTTTGCCCGCTCCGTTGCGCCCGATGATGCCGACGACTTCGCCGTGGTTGACTTCAAAGGAAACGTCTTTCAACGCCCAGATGGTTTCGGTCGGCGAAGCAGCGACCGCGGCGCCATTGAACGAATTTTTCAGCGCGCGAAATGGTCGCGCCATCGCATCGGTCAATGTTTCGCGAAAGTTTCTATAAATTTCGCGTTTGCCGATGCGATACAGCTTGCTTACCTGTTCGCTGCGAATTGCCAGATTGCTCATCTTCAATATTGTGGGTCAATCCTGCAGGCGGGACGCCCGCGCTCCCAGAATCAAACAATGTCCGCGAAATTGCGCTCCATCCGTTTGAAATAATACGCGCCGCTGATCAGCACCAGAATCGAAGCCACGGTCGAAACCGCCACCATTAAACCAGGCTTGTTACCCGAACCGAGCAGCGCCCAGCGGAAGCCTTCGATCACGCCGACCATCGGGTTCAATCCATACAGCGTACGCCATGGTTCGCTGAGCATCGTGCTGGGATAAGCAATCGGCGTGGCCAACATCCAGAATTGCGTAATAAAGGGGACCACATACCGCACGTCGCGAAATTCGACGTTCAATGCCGACAGCCACAACCCAACTCCCAGCGCAGTTACCAACGCCAGCAACAGGAAAAACGGCAACCAGATGATGTTCAGCGTGGGCGTTTTGCCGTAATAGATCATCATCAACAACAACATCGCGAATGACAGCGCGAAATCTACGAAACCGGAAATCACAGTCGAAATGGGAATCACCAACCGTGGAAAATAGACTTTGGTCAACAGATTCGAACTGCCGACCAAACTGTTCGAAGATTGGCTCAATCCATTGGCGAAAAACGTCCAGGGAACCAGTGCGGCAAAGGAAAAGATGGGATACGGAATTCCGTCAGAAGGAATTTTGGCCAACCGGCCAAAAAAGACGCTGAACACCAGCATCGTGAACAGCGGCTGGATAATCGCCCAGGCTGCACCGAGTGCGGTTTGTTTGTAACGGACTTTGATGTCGCGCCAAGTCAGGAAATACAATAATTCCCGGTAAACCCACAACTCGCCGAGTTTCAGTGAAACCCATCCTCGCCCCGGTTCGATCACCAGATAAGGCTGGTCAGCGGAATGCAGATAGCTTTCCGCCATTTCATTTTTCTGCATGGTTGGCACCAACTTTTTACGGAAGTTTCAGGCGAGATAATCGTGGCAGGAAACCAAAACCGTCAACAACTCGCAGTTTGATATAGTCCGGCTACACAAATCCCAATTGGGATATAAGAAAAAATTTCAATAGAACGTAATTGGGGCGGGGACGAGACGTGGGGTCGAACAGCGGCTGGAATTTATTGGTGAACCTATCCTTGTCCAGTGCGAAATCATCGCACCGGTTTCAAGAAGCGTTTATACCGAATGCCGCTTTCATTTTGGCAGAAAACGAGGACGTGAATTCTGCGCGTAAGACCTGTCAAAAAACCAACAAGGATTGCGGTCGGTGGTCGAATATGAAGTTCGCAGAGAGTTTTCCTAAGAACACAGATTGAATCGGTGAAAAGACACACCAATTCCCTCCAAAGTACCGTCAAAGGAAACCTCAATGCTTGAGGCGGCACTGTTTATACCAAAGAACCGCCAATCCTTAAAATGCTTTTTTGTACAAACGAACCCTGGCCTTGCCCAAGACGATCAATGACGAACCAAAATCAGTGGGCAAAAAATCGGTATTTTCACGCTTTTACCCATTGATTTCTTTGGCTTAGAGATTTGATTCTTCAACAATTTGGCGGAAAGATCGGGACAACAAAACTGGACGCGGTGGAAAGCGTCAAATGATGCAGATTGTGTCCTTGATTGAAGGCCGAACTGGTTGCCGTTGTGTTTGCATTGAAATTGATCGCCGCACCAAGAATTCCGCCATCGTCATCGCGCCAAAATTTCATCCACCCGGTTCTTCCCGCCGGAATCACATTCGTAAATCGAGGAACTGTACGCGGAAAATCGGAATTCGACAGAATCGCGCGGAATTGTCGTCGTGTCGTGCTGCGTTCAAAGCTGTACGAATGCTCTTCATCGTCAAACAAAATCCCGAACAATTGACCTATCGTGCTGACACCGGTTCCCAAATTGCCGCCAATGCGATCTATTACCAGCAACGTCGAATTTCCATCCACCGTACTCGGAATGCCGTCAATGGCCAACACTCTTGGCGCGGCGTTGTAGCTGATTCCGTCAAAGCGAATTTCCGAAGTCACGGAATTTCCATCGCAAACAGGCGGAGCGCCGGTCAATGCGGCAAAGGCCACAGCCGCCAAATTCGCCGCATGCCCGGAACTGAGTTTGACGAATTCGTCTCCGATCAGGAAATTGAAATTGATGGGGCAGCCCGTTCGTTCATCAACGGCAATGGCAATCAAATATCCGGTAATATCCGGATCAAAATCCGACGCCAGAAAACTGGTCGTTTGATTCGGCGTTAAACACACGTATGCATCGGCAACTGCCGCCGCGTCATCCTGAACGAAAAACAGATGCACGGCCACGGAACGCGACGGCTCGCTGTTCGTCAAATTGAACCGCGTGTTTTCGCGTGTCGCATTTGTCCCAATCGAACTGTAAAACGGAAAGACCAGCACCGAACCGGCTTTTTGATCGCTTGCCTCCAAAATGGCAGGAAACGGATTTCCCGGCCCAACCGCCGGGCAATTCACCGTCAAACAAGCCTGCACATTCAACACTGCATTGTTGATGCCATCGTTATCAGAATCGAAATTCACGGCTGAATTGACACAAAGCTGATTGCCTTGCGGCGTACCGTCCTTGATTTGCGCATTGAATTTGATGGTCACGGTTTCACTGATATTGATAGCCCCATTCCAATCAATTTGCGAACCGTTGATTGTACAGTTGCCCGCTGATGCCGTGCAGGAATTGGAAACGGCCAGCAAATTCGCCGGAAGTTGCGCGATAAATTCCGATCCCGGATTGTCGGTTTGCGTGCGATTGCCGATGTTTTTCAAACTGACTTCGATTTGGACGATGTTTCCTGCTCCGGAGCAGGTTGCCGGATCAGTCAATTTCAGCGTGACACTGGCTTGCGTGAAGTTTGCGCCTCCACTGCAATCGTGAAGCGGCGAAGCGGTGTTGCGGGGCGTGGGCGCGCCGGTTTGAAAGTTCAATGCGTTCTGGTTTGTGTCGCCGCAACCTTCGCCAACGCGCAAAATCGAAGTCGTTCCGCTCGGAGCCGGAGCCATGCCCGAACCTTCAAAGCAGTTCGCGGTGTTGCCGAAGCCTACAAAATCAATAGTGTTTGGCCCCAACGGGCAAGCGCCGCTGAGCAGGTTGGTGTTATTCACCAACGCGACTTTGCCCGATGTGGCAGCCATCGTGATGGTTCCGGTCACATCGGGCGCGGGCAACGGCGCGCCGTTCATTCCGCCGGAAGCCTGCCCGATCAAAAAGTATCGTCCCGGCGCAATCATCCCGGTCAGATCGGTTTTCTGCCAGGTTGAACCGCTGGCCGAACCATATTGCACAGACCAACCATTCAAGTTGACAGGCGCGCCGCTGCGGTTAAACAGCTCAATAAAATCGTTTGTAAACGGCGCGTTGCTGTTTCCGCCTCCGCCGTAAACTTGGCTGATCACAACATTGCCGGGCGGCGCGGGAGCCTGTACGGTTAGATTTATTGTCAAACTGCTGCTGCGCGATTGCGCGTCGGCAATCACGACCGGAATCATCTTTGCCCCAGGTGAAGTCATGGGTTCAACCAGCGGCTGGAAGGAAAAGACATTGTCGTTCG
The genomic region above belongs to Acidobacteriota bacterium and contains:
- a CDS encoding NAD(P)-binding protein, whose protein sequence is METDILIIGAGPTGLGAAWRLSQSGHSDCQNSWMLCEATAEAGGLAGSITDEHGFTWDLGGHVQFSHYEYFDDLMDELLGAEGWLYHERESWVWLRDTFVPYPFQLNLHRLPIEVRWECVRGLLRLRQNGKPGNFGEWIDAVFGEGIAAVFMRPYNFKVWAYPPEELSRNWVGERVATVDLERVIGNVMHNRDDVSWGPNNQFRFPKRGGTGAVWRALARKLEDAHPAKLKMRHTLVKLDTANRIAQFDNGERIRYRRLLSGIPLDALVAVSDLAPELNAAAKLLRHSSTHIIGAALCGQPPEPLHKKCWMYFPESDSPFYRATVFSHYSPNNVPDINRYWSLMVEVSESAHKPVNSDTIVEEVVQGMINTRLIADRTLVHHTWYRRLEYGYPTPSLRRDEALRQLLPTFAERDVLSRGRFGAWKYEVSNQDHSFAQGVEAAEFWLTGAPELTVNDPERVNAHVSKRLMVKAQRAD
- a CDS encoding class I SAM-dependent methyltransferase, which produces MATIDQNQFVHRVSYEELPVGRDRYHVACLAQWLPNILRKCVRETKGIEAVLDVGCGEQPLRELIESLGATYLGMDVCQNAQANVEVIGAIDDPALIPEKLNGNAYALIVCTEVLEHVADWATGLANLRNLLKSGGRLILTVPFSFPLHMEPFDFYRVTPHGIRKLADQYGFEIEQQECLGNALDVLSTVLDDVSILPSNRNLTNRIKSRMTQVGKRRLVQLLQSKFFRAGLTANSNFYLNNAVVLRAAEGK
- a CDS encoding glycosyltransferase family 4 protein; protein product: MKPNLVYILPDKLGGVISIIANLLQHRRPDAFQHCAVLTHNHLDTDTRFNRPLAADKQISFEHRLPIENLRSVMRRLATVIPPGPGVLVSNDFLELAMLTRHDTDHTVYQLLHGDHEYYYDLAAKHELVIDAYIAYSRAMYEKLLRRLPHRRETIFHLRYGIALPSKVRAPQPGPLRLLFAGRLEHGQKGIFDLPQIDAQLVELGVETTWTVIGDGPHGEELKRRWPQTHRVNYLGQRTNAEVLDQCARHDVFVLPTRAEGFPVALLEAMGAGLVPVVSNIETGVPEVVTPGVTGFTPEVADIAGFADAIAELAANRDQLEVMSRAARQVVVEQFDIRERVADYQALFARYRELRRPRPTKIKLHYGSRLDHPWIPNAVVFPVRYGIRLMKGKKVR
- a CDS encoding glycosyltransferase family 2 protein, whose product is MDTPLVSVLMTCYNREQFLPAAIESVLWQTFDDWELVVVDDRSTDGSVEIANRYARRDSRIRVVVNETNLGDYPNRNRAASLARGKYIKYHDSDDVMYPHCLMTMVAPMEAEPRAAFGLSLSNHWPGGLCPMLLTPRQSYQREFLGLGMFQGGPACALFRTEVLRELGGFENLGVGSDNIFWLKACARYRVLLLPADLFWYRLHPGQEFQSDKALREYAMVPGEVWRALLSPECPLEGEELEQAKRNRVFLLAKATYIDLKAGRWPLARLRIQYMNLSLGDWLRYLRRARRNRLAGTPLDANGEYVIPDWATFQSADSAKGVGSSK
- a CDS encoding glycosyltransferase, whose amino-acid sequence is MKVIQIGPPLARLGGPAGYLDQLASAHIEPSDHEVIFPSRAVSQPKHEAGLMEKLRKQAGRIKRSVLGAPTFYRPTEAELQTTHGLLDRMFQRVIEQSVESSAETIHTALASPDAQVLFAHDPFVAEHLLEHRLAEQKVWLMIHAPFPVALYIAWCWGVPERDWREVYSFPDVQHWSKRELTIWRNVDRLILPCPEAGEEFLRIDPRFGQCLGDVTYLMTGGAGTRSQKTGLSKAELRVEWKLPVEVPLGLYLGNDQPYRGLDALLAALPMLPDQTEMPGQIVLAGPNPEKLPRHPRLRALGRVADVSSLLQAVDFVINVNRFSLFDLSTIEALEAAKPLLLHATGGNKTFRDLGAGCVILFDLTPEMIAAGLETMFTMPPAELAAMSERSRRCYAEHLTPAHLWERHQRLYTVAFS
- a CDS encoding FkbM family methyltransferase, which produces MSNLFAMPNVLLKARRIAGRVKRHYFPTPEVAAWRHACQIAEQVPRYSPGEIQLGEYRLRYADLLSTCPQWEDIFVRQTMRVELDTATPRILDCGANIGLASLYIKRLYPAARITAYEADPTIHEILTDNLRRNRAADVETVQAAIWKENGSISFACEGADSGAVAEVSANTSATRREVPSIRLRDLLSAEPIDLLKLDIEGAERAVLADCAGALENVRAILMELHDFDPRQRNLPFVLELLEREGFHYTLDDLVSLPWVPPVAPVSSPFAGQAMCWGVMVKAWRQ